Proteins from a genomic interval of Hornefia porci:
- a CDS encoding V-type ATP synthase subunit B: MIKEYRTISEVAGPLMMVQDVEGVTYDELGEIILPSGETRLCKVLEINGGDATVQLFESSAGINLKESAVKFLGHGTQLSVSPEMLGRVFDGMGRPKDGGPEIIAEKQMDINGLPMNPAARDYPAEFIQTGVSAIDGLNTLVRGQKLPIFSGSGLPHADLAAQIARQAKVLGDDAGNFAVVFAAIGITYEEADFFASDFRRTGAIDRTVMFMNLANDPAVERIATPRMALTAAEYLAFDLNMHVLVILTDITNYAEALREVSAARKEVPGRRGYPGYLYTDLATMYERAGRKKGYPGSITMIPILTMPEDDITHPIPDLTGYITEGQIILSRELDRKGIKPPIDVLPSLSRLKDKGIGVGKTREDHADTMNQLFAAYSKGKESLELMSILGEAALTDVDLMYAKFSEEFEKRYVSQGYDTDRSIEDTLNLGWELLRLLPKGELKRIKDELIEKYLKENEGTETKE, from the coding sequence ATGATTAAGGAATACAGAACGATATCTGAAGTTGCCGGACCTCTGATGATGGTACAGGACGTGGAAGGCGTCACCTATGACGAGCTGGGAGAGATCATTCTGCCCAGCGGAGAAACCCGGCTCTGCAAGGTGCTGGAAATCAACGGCGGGGATGCTACAGTTCAGCTGTTCGAAAGCTCTGCGGGAATCAACCTGAAGGAGAGCGCCGTAAAGTTCCTGGGACACGGAACACAGTTATCCGTTTCACCGGAGATGCTGGGGCGTGTATTCGACGGAATGGGACGGCCCAAGGACGGCGGGCCGGAGATTATCGCTGAGAAGCAGATGGATATCAACGGACTCCCGATGAACCCGGCGGCCAGAGATTACCCTGCGGAATTCATTCAGACCGGCGTATCCGCCATCGATGGTCTGAACACACTGGTCCGGGGGCAGAAGCTTCCGATTTTCTCCGGAAGCGGACTTCCCCATGCGGATCTGGCTGCGCAGATTGCCCGTCAGGCCAAGGTTCTCGGTGACGACGCCGGAAACTTCGCGGTTGTCTTCGCGGCGATCGGAATCACTTATGAGGAAGCGGACTTTTTCGCCTCCGACTTCCGCAGAACCGGGGCCATCGACAGAACAGTCATGTTCATGAATCTGGCCAATGACCCGGCTGTAGAGCGTATCGCCACGCCGCGTATGGCGCTGACCGCAGCTGAATATCTGGCTTTCGACCTGAACATGCATGTGCTGGTCATCCTGACGGATATCACCAATTACGCTGAGGCGCTCCGTGAGGTGTCCGCCGCCCGCAAGGAGGTTCCGGGCAGACGCGGCTACCCGGGCTATCTGTATACCGACCTCGCGACGATGTACGAGAGAGCCGGAAGGAAAAAGGGTTATCCCGGCTCCATTACAATGATCCCGATTCTGACGATGCCGGAGGATGATATCACCCATCCGATTCCGGATCTGACCGGATATATTACAGAGGGGCAGATCATCCTGTCACGCGAACTGGACCGGAAGGGAATCAAGCCGCCTATCGACGTTCTGCCGTCGCTGTCCCGTCTGAAGGACAAGGGAATCGGCGTCGGAAAAACCCGTGAGGATCATGCGGATACCATGAACCAGCTGTTTGCGGCTTATTCAAAGGGCAAGGAGAGTCTTGAACTGATGTCCATTCTGGGCGAAGCGGCTCTGACGGACGTCGACCTGATGTACGCGAAGTTCAGTGAGGAATTCGAGAAGCGCTATGTGTCCCAGGGATACGATACAGACCGCAGCATTGAGGACACGCTGAATCTCGGATGGGAGCTGCTGAGGCTTCTGCCGAAGGGAGAGCTGAAGCGGATCAAGGATGAATTAATCGAGAAATACCTGAAGGAGAACGAGGGAACGGAAACGAAGGAGTAA